The Phragmites australis chromosome 15, lpPhrAust1.1, whole genome shotgun sequence genome window below encodes:
- the LOC133892496 gene encoding NADH dehydrogenase [ubiquinone] flavoprotein 1, mitochondrial-like codes for MALRRALLRSAEISPDRKAAIEYLHSLSRSQPACSLNGVGLYPASRSFSTQAATTSSTPQPPPPPPPPEKTHFGGLKDEDRIFTNLYGLHDPFLKGAMKRGDWHRTKDLVLKGADWIVNEVKKSGLRGRGGAGFPSGLKWSFMPKVSDGRPSYLVVNADESEPGTCKDREIMRHDPHKLLEGCLIAGVGMRASAAYIYIRGEYVNERHNLEKARQEAYAAGLLGKNACGSGYDFDVHIHFGAGAYICGEETALLESLEGKQGKPRLKPPFPANAGLYGCPTTVTNVETVAVSPTILRRGPEWFASFGRKNNSGTKLYCISGHVNKPCTVEEEMSIPLKELIERHCGGVRGGWDNLLAVIPGGSSVPLLPKHICDDVMMDYDALKAVQSGLGTAAVIVMDKSTDVVDAIARLSYFYKHESCGQCTPCREGTPWLWMIMERLKVGNAKLEEIDMLQEVTKQIEGHTICALGDAAAWPVQGLIRHFRPELERRIRERAERELLAASA; via the exons ATGGCGCTGCGACGGGCGCTCCTCAGATCGGCCGAGATCTCCCCCGACCGCAAG GCTGCAATTGAGTACTTGCATTCTCTATCAAGGTCACAACCTGCTTGTTCTCTCAATGGTGTTGGACTTTATCCTGCTAGCAGATCATTCAGCACCCAGGCTGCTACTACATCAAGCACCCCAcagcctccaccgccgcctccccctccaGAGAAGACTCACTTTGGTGGCCTCAAAGATGAGGACCGCATTTTTACCAACCTCTATGGTCTGCATGACCCTTTTCTGAAAGGTGCGATGAAGAGGGGTGACTGGCATAGGACCAAGGATTTGGTGCTTAAAGGAGCAGACTGGATAGTGAATGAAGTGAAGAAATCAGGTCTCCGAGGGCGTGGAGGTGCAGGTTTCCCTTCCGGTCTGAAATGGTCCTTTATGCCCAAGGTCTCAGATGGTCGCCCTTCTTATCTTGTTGTTAATGCTGATGAGAGTGAACCTGGAACTTGCAAGGACAGAGAAATCATGCGTCATGACCCCCACAAGCTTCTGGAAGGATGCCTTATTGCTGGAGTTGGAATGAGAGCCTCAGCTGCTTACATCTACATTAGAGGTGAATATGTGAATGAGCGTCACAACCTTGAGAAAGCTCGGCAGGAAGCATACGCTGCCGGACTTCTTGGTAAGAATGCTTGTGGATctggttatgattttgatgtGCACATACATTTTGGTGCTGGTGCCTACATCTGTGGTGAAGAGACTGCCCTTTTAGAGAGCCTTGAAGGGAAGCAGGGCAAGCCTAGGTTGAAGCCGCCTTTCCCAGCCAATGCTGGGCTTTATGGCTGCCCCACAACTGTGACAAATGTTGAAACCGTGGCTGTATCCCCAACAATTCTTAGGCGTGGTCCAGAATGGTTTGCAAGCTTTGGGCGCAAGAACAACTCAGGAACAAAACTCTACTGTATCTCTGGGCATGTGAACAAACCATGCACTGTGGAGGAGGAAATGAGCATCCCTCTGAAGGAATTGATCGAGAGGCACTGCGGAGGTGTGAGAGGAGGATGGGACAACCTGCTTGCAGTTATTCCTGGTGGTTCATCTGTTCCCCTGTTACCAAAGCACATATGTGATGATGTGATGATGGACTATGATGCACTGAAGGCTGTGCAGTCTGGATTGGGTACTGCAGCAGTTATAGTGATGGACAAATCCACAGATGTAGTTGATGCGATTGCTAGGCTGTCATACTTCTACAAACACGAGAGCTGCGGGCAGTGCACACCTTGCCGGGAGGGCACACCCTGGCTATGGATGATCATGGAGAGACTCAAGGTTGGTAACGCAAAGctagaggaaatcgatatgcttCAGGAGGTCACAAAGCAAATTGAAGGGCACACTATCTGTGCCCTTGGCGATGCTGCAGCATGGCCTGTGCAGGGTCTTATCAGGCACTTCAGGCCAGAGCTCGAAAGGAGGATCCGTGAACGAGCTGAAAGGGAGCTGCTGGCTGCTTCTGCATAA
- the LOC133893110 gene encoding protein DMP2-like, whose product MEEGIKEEPKKAEAATGQDKGASTTTTAGAMADATFKSIGDVLKLLPTATVIVYEVLNPIVTNTGDCHVANKVVTPILLALCAFFCAFSTFIDSYVGADGKVKYGLITPRGLLPFVPDNGVAGRDFSKYRLRLADFVHAAFAVTVFAAVALLADANTVACFYPALKKQQKQVVMALPVVVGAVASIVFIVFPSTRHGIGYPPAKPETGALASQ is encoded by the coding sequence ATGGAGGAAGGCATCAAAGAGGAGCCGAAGAAAGCAGAAGCCGCCACAGGCCAGGACAAGGGCgcgtcgacgacgacgaccgcgGGGGCCATGGCGGACGCGACGTTCAAGAGCATCGGCGACGTGCTCAAGCTGCTGCCGACGGCGACGGTCATCGTGTACGAGGTGCTCAACCCGATCGTGACCAACACCGGCGACTGCCACGTCGCGAACAAGGTGGTCACCCCGATCctcctggcgctctgcgccTTCTTCTGCGCGTTCTCGACCTTCATCGACAGCTACGTCGGCGCCGACGGCAAGGTCAAGTACGGCCTCATCACGCCCCGGGGCCTCCTGCCGTTCGTCCCCGACAACGGGGTCGCCGGGAGGGACTTCTCCAAGTACCGGCTGCGGCTGGCGGACTTCGTGCACGCGGCCTTCGCGGTCACCGTGTTCGCGGCGGTGGCTCTGCTGGCCGACGCCAACACGGTGGCGTGCTTCTACCCGGCGCTCAAGAAGCAGCAGAAGCAGGTGGTCATGGCACTGCCCGTCGTGGTCGGCGCCGTCGCGAGCATCGTCTTCATCGTGTTCCCCTCCACGCGCCACGGGATCGGGTACCCGCCGGCGAAGCCCGAGACGGGCGCGCTGGCGTCGCAGTAG